A single genomic interval of Penaeus chinensis breed Huanghai No. 1 chromosome 23, ASM1920278v2, whole genome shotgun sequence harbors:
- the LOC125037486 gene encoding N-acetylgalactosaminyltransferase 6-like encodes MKVLRRGAFRHLYLLFLFVLFIFYLSRVHKVDIEDDWESVKRDLVEKAKAKPGGYFDKDNNANANDVGDEDMFPESGVVPGSAQPLKDWHNLTQDRQDRLRSGPGEHGAPHHLAAGREKERDALFETNGFNALLSDDLALDRSLRDIRHPKCQEKRYAASLPTVSVVIPFFEEHWTTLLRTVVSVANRSPKHLLKQIILVDDGSTMKAFLKEPLETWLAEHVPITQVVRLPERRGLITARQEGAKKATADVIVVLDSHCEVMINWLPPLLDPIVRNPRTAVCPLIDVINKDTFAYSAQDNGGRGAFDWRLYYKRLPLPPEDEARLPEPFENPVMNGGLFAISRKFFWELGGYDPGLAIWGGEQYDLSFKIWQCGGRMLDAPCSRVGHVFRHAPKGRPSVHFDFLSKNYKRVAAVWMDEYAEALYRRNPHLREVDEGDVSREVEIRKKLKCKSFKWFLESVAPDLLVKYPPVEPPDFANGTIRSKASPTLCLDNGSREYGDIIMYNCHGGYSQYFSLCWRKTIKIQNEQFCWMLPHSRDKAPAQFNCQNSHHVPAQTWRYDPDTQQIQSELHGWCVEASPSARTVHMANCDASKLDQKWEWTFTNTKLIHDTFPPFSGRDTL; translated from the exons ATGAAAGTGCTGCGGAGGGGCGCCTTCCGCCACCTGTACCTGCTTTTTCTGttcgtcctcttcatcttctacttGAGTCGAGTCCACAAAGTCGACATCGAGGATGACTGGGAGTCCGTCAAGAGAGACCTTGTGGAAAAAGCCAAGGCCAAGCCCGGCGGATACttcgataaagataacaatgccaATGCGAATGATGTAGGCGACGAG GATATGTTCCCCGAGAGCGGCGTGGTCCCCGGGAGCGCGCAGCCCCTGAAGGACTGGCACAACCTGACGCAGGACCGGCAGGACCGGCTTCGGAGTGGTCCGGGCGAGCACGGGGCGCCGCACCACCTCGCCGCCGgacgcgagaaagagagggacgctCTGTTCGAGACCAACGGCTTCAACGCTCTCCTCAGCGACGACCTCGCCCTCGACCGATCCCTTAGGGACATCAGGCACCCGAA GTGCCAGGAGAAGCGTTACGCCGCGTCCCTGCCGACGGTGAGCGTGGTGATCCCGTTCTTCGAGGAACACTGGACGACGCTGCTGCGGACGGTCGTGTCGGTGGCCAACCGCTCGCCCAAGCATCTGCTCAAACAGATCATCCTCGTCGACGACGGCAGCACCATGAAAG CGTTTCTGAAGGAGCCGCTGGAAACGTGGCTAGCGGAGCACGTGCCGATCACACAGGTGGTGCGCCTCCCGGAGCGCCGCGGCCTTATCACGGCGCGGCAGGAGGGCGCCAAGAAGGCCACGGCCGATGTCATCGTCGTCCTGGACTCCCACTGCGAAGTCATGATCAACTGGCTTCCGCCCCTGCTTG ACCCCATCGTCAGGAACCCCCGCACGGCCGTGTGCCCTTTGATCGACGTCATCAACAAGGACACGTTCGCGTACTCGGCACAGGACAACGGCGGCCGCGGTGCCTTCGACTGGAGGCTTTACTACAAGCGCCTGCCGCTTCCGCCCGAGGACGAGGCGCGGCTGCCCGAGCCCTTCGA GAACCCAGTCATGAACGGCGGCCTGTTCGCCATCAGCCGGAAGTTCTTCTGGGAGCTGGGCGGCTACGACCCCGGCCTCGCCATCTGGGGCGGCGAGCAGTACGACCTCTCCTTCAAG atcTGGCAGTGCGGCGGGCGGATGCTGGACGCGCCGTGCTCGCGCGTCGGCCACGTGTTCCGGCACGCGCCCAAGGGCAGGCCTTCGGTACACTTCGACTTCCTGAGCAAG AACTACAAGCGCGTGGCGGCGGTGTGGATGGACGAGTACGCGGAGGCTCTGTACCGCAGGAACCCGCACTTGAGGGAGGTCGACGAAGGGGACGTGTCCAGGGAGGTCGAG ATCCGAAAGAAGCTCAAGTGCAAGAGCTTCAAGTGGTTCCTGGAGAGCGTGGCGCCGGACCTGCTCGTCAAGTACCCGCCCGTCGAGCCCCCGGACTTCGCCAACGGGACC ATCCGGAGCAAGGCTTCCCCGACGCTGTGCCTGGATAACGGCTCCAGGGAATACGGGGATATCATCATGTACAACTGCCACGGAGGATACAGTCAG TACTTCTCTCTCTGTTGGAGGAAAACCATTAAGATACAGAACGAACAGTTCTGCTGGATGCTCCCCCACAGCAGAGACAAAGCACCAGCGCAGTTCAACTGCCAGAATTCCCACCACGTTCCTGCGCAGACGTGGAGATACGATCCC GACACGCAGCAGATCCAGAGCGAGCTGCACGGCTGGTGCGTGGAGGCGAGCCCCAGCGCGCGCACCGTCCACATGGCCAACTGCGACGCGTCCAAGCTCGACCAGAAGTGGGAGTGGACGTTCACCAACACCAAGCTCATCCACGACACGTTCCCGCCGTTCTCGGGTCGGGATACCCTCTAG